A genomic stretch from Oncorhynchus gorbuscha isolate QuinsamMale2020 ecotype Even-year unplaced genomic scaffold, OgorEven_v1.0 Un_scaffold_536, whole genome shotgun sequence includes:
- the LOC124018500 gene encoding beta-1,3-galactosyltransferase 2-like isoform X1 has translation MMGVCHNFWTQRPPPDAHDAQPLIAKQFSTDDSQKGADRTQLKKKRWCRNSCLGLFLFLVVMMIVVILEVDLKERISPSTTNPAANMSRGPYHVEYPSEYIFILDEPEKCQEQNPFLVLMVPVAPYNREAREAVRRTWGSERQVLGKEVRLFFLLGLSSGEETEQVQEKVLQESKEHQDLLQSDFIDSYKNLTIKTMVMMEWLSSRCPNASYAMKIDSDMFLNVNTLVNMLLHAPTQNYMTGRVAQWAAVLRDPNSKWYLPKEVFSEPVYPPYALGLGYVFTLDLPRKLVEVSRHVKAVYIEDVYLGLCMRHLGIRPTDPPSGNLFHVSPVAYDRCTYSRLIATTTHSITHQVNAWTDLHKPGPPC, from the exons ATGATGGGGGTCTGCCACAACTTCTGGACCCAGCGCCCCCCACCTGACGCCCATGATGCCCAGCCCCTCATCGCTAAACAATT CAGTACTGATGATAGCCAGAAGGGGGCAGACAGAACACAGCTCAAAAAGAAACGCTGGTGTCGCAACAGCTGCCTTGGCCTGTTTCTGTTCCTGGTCGTGATGATGATTGTGGTCATCCTGGAAGTTGACCTCAAAGAACGGATCTCACCCTCAACAACCAATCCAGCAGCAAACATGTCCCGAGGACCGTACCATGTAGAATACCCATCAGAGTACATCTTCATCCTGGATGAGCCAGAGAAATGCCAGGAGCAGAACCCCTTCCTGGTTCTGATGGTGCCAGTGGCGCCCTATAACAGGGAGGCCCGTGAGGCCGTCCGCAGGACTTGGGGCAGTGAGAGGCAGGTATTGGGCAAAGAGGTCCGTCTGTTCTTCCTGCTGGGACTGTccagtggagaggagacagagcaggTCCAGGAGAAGGTGCTGCAGGAGAGCAAAGAGCACCAGGATCTGCTGCAGAGCGACTtcatagacagctacaaaaaccTGACCATCAAGACCATGGTGATGATGGAATGGCTGAGCTCTCGCTGCCCTAACGCCTCCTACGCCATGAAGATCGACTCAGACATGTTCCTCAACGTGAACACCTTGGTCAACATGCTGCTTCACGCTCCAACACAGAACTACATGACTGGACGAGTGGCCCAATGGGCCGCCGTTCTAAGAGACCCTAACTCCAAATGGTACCTTCCAAAGGAGGTGTTTTCTGAACCGGTATATCCACCTTATGCTCTGGGCCTGGGCTATGTCTTCACCTTGGACCTCCCCAGGAAGCTGGTGGAGGTGTCCAGGCATGTTAAAGCCGTCTACATAGAGGATGTGTATCTGGGACTGTGTATGAGACACCTGGGCATCCGGCCTACTGACCCCCCCAGTGGAAACCTCTTCCATGTGTCCCCTGTGGCTTATGACCGCTGCACCTACTCACGGCTGATAGCCACCACCACACACAGTATCACTCACCAGGTCAACGCATGGACAGACCTACACAAACCTGGTCCTCCCTGCTGA
- the LOC124018500 gene encoding beta-1,3-galactosyltransferase 2-like isoform X2 — protein sequence MMGVCHNFWTQRPPPDAHDAQPLIAKQFTDDSQKGADRTQLKKKRWCRNSCLGLFLFLVVMMIVVILEVDLKERISPSTTNPAANMSRGPYHVEYPSEYIFILDEPEKCQEQNPFLVLMVPVAPYNREAREAVRRTWGSERQVLGKEVRLFFLLGLSSGEETEQVQEKVLQESKEHQDLLQSDFIDSYKNLTIKTMVMMEWLSSRCPNASYAMKIDSDMFLNVNTLVNMLLHAPTQNYMTGRVAQWAAVLRDPNSKWYLPKEVFSEPVYPPYALGLGYVFTLDLPRKLVEVSRHVKAVYIEDVYLGLCMRHLGIRPTDPPSGNLFHVSPVAYDRCTYSRLIATTTHSITHQVNAWTDLHKPGPPC from the exons ATGATGGGGGTCTGCCACAACTTCTGGACCCAGCGCCCCCCACCTGACGCCCATGATGCCCAGCCCCTCATCGCTAAACAATT TACTGATGATAGCCAGAAGGGGGCAGACAGAACACAGCTCAAAAAGAAACGCTGGTGTCGCAACAGCTGCCTTGGCCTGTTTCTGTTCCTGGTCGTGATGATGATTGTGGTCATCCTGGAAGTTGACCTCAAAGAACGGATCTCACCCTCAACAACCAATCCAGCAGCAAACATGTCCCGAGGACCGTACCATGTAGAATACCCATCAGAGTACATCTTCATCCTGGATGAGCCAGAGAAATGCCAGGAGCAGAACCCCTTCCTGGTTCTGATGGTGCCAGTGGCGCCCTATAACAGGGAGGCCCGTGAGGCCGTCCGCAGGACTTGGGGCAGTGAGAGGCAGGTATTGGGCAAAGAGGTCCGTCTGTTCTTCCTGCTGGGACTGTccagtggagaggagacagagcaggTCCAGGAGAAGGTGCTGCAGGAGAGCAAAGAGCACCAGGATCTGCTGCAGAGCGACTtcatagacagctacaaaaaccTGACCATCAAGACCATGGTGATGATGGAATGGCTGAGCTCTCGCTGCCCTAACGCCTCCTACGCCATGAAGATCGACTCAGACATGTTCCTCAACGTGAACACCTTGGTCAACATGCTGCTTCACGCTCCAACACAGAACTACATGACTGGACGAGTGGCCCAATGGGCCGCCGTTCTAAGAGACCCTAACTCCAAATGGTACCTTCCAAAGGAGGTGTTTTCTGAACCGGTATATCCACCTTATGCTCTGGGCCTGGGCTATGTCTTCACCTTGGACCTCCCCAGGAAGCTGGTGGAGGTGTCCAGGCATGTTAAAGCCGTCTACATAGAGGATGTGTATCTGGGACTGTGTATGAGACACCTGGGCATCCGGCCTACTGACCCCCCCAGTGGAAACCTCTTCCATGTGTCCCCTGTGGCTTATGACCGCTGCACCTACTCACGGCTGATAGCCACCACCACACACAGTATCACTCACCAGGTCAACGCATGGACAGACCTACACAAACCTGGTCCTCCCTGCTGA